One window from the genome of Asterias rubens chromosome 11, eAstRub1.3, whole genome shotgun sequence encodes:
- the LOC117296369 gene encoding uncharacterized protein LOC117296369 produces the protein MFLVNLVPLLLLVGVLTQSGVDADEQLGEQANNLRDTVKSLYDKFIEYSINDDTDALIGLHDEKCSILIDGLPPTTGVDEIRSLLKLIPERAVHIEPTYWDVKAMDSNAEYVYLTVHLDYFNEAGEIIIATNGINILRKNPDGYKVYIVIINRHNQQLA, from the exons ATGTTTCTCGTCAACCTCGTGCCCCTGCTTCTGCTAGTCGGTGTGTTGACTCAATCAGGAGTAGATGCAGATGAACAACTAGGGGAACAAGCGAATAATCTTCGAG ATACGGTGAAATCCTTGTATGACAAGTTTATCGAGTACAGCATCAATGATGATACGGATGCCCTGATAGGTTTACATGACGAAAAATGCAGTATACTGATTGACGGTTTGCCACCCACTACTGGAGTTGACG aAATACGATCTTTGTTGAAGCTGATACCCGAGAGAGCCGTTCACATTGAGCCCACCTATTGGGATGTAAAGGCGATGGATAGCAATGCAGAGTATGTGTACCTCACGGTGCATCTCGATTATTTCAATGAAGCGGGTGAAATAATCATAGCTACAAA tgGAATAAATATCCTAAGGAAGAATCCAGATGGATACAAGGTTTACATCGTGATAATCAACAGACATAATCAACAATTAGCTTAG